In Streptomyces sp. P3, one DNA window encodes the following:
- a CDS encoding PadR family transcriptional regulator: MSRRSGILEFAVLGLLRESPMHGYELRKRLNTSLGVFRAFSYGTLYPCLKTLVTNGWLIEEPGHTSEDALAAPLTGRRAKIVYRLTAEGKEHFEELLSQTGPDAYEDETFAARFAFFGQTSRDVRMRVLEGRRSRLEERLEKMRASLVRTRERLDDYTLELQRHGMESVEREVRWLNELIESERAGRDLKGSDSGGPAQQNTTSGSTGVLPRPGDTPGTDSPDDTAT; this comes from the coding sequence ATGAGCCGGCGTTCCGGGATCCTCGAGTTCGCCGTCCTCGGGCTGCTCCGCGAGTCCCCCATGCACGGCTATGAGCTGCGCAAACGACTCAATACGTCACTGGGCGTGTTCCGTGCGTTCAGCTACGGCACGCTCTACCCCTGCCTCAAGACGCTGGTCACCAACGGCTGGTTGATCGAAGAGCCGGGGCACACCTCCGAGGACGCCCTTGCCGCTCCCCTCACCGGGCGACGCGCAAAGATCGTCTACCGGTTGACGGCGGAGGGTAAGGAACACTTCGAGGAACTGCTGTCGCAGACCGGCCCCGACGCGTACGAGGACGAGACCTTCGCCGCTCGTTTCGCCTTCTTCGGGCAGACGTCACGCGATGTGCGCATGCGCGTGCTGGAGGGCCGCCGCAGCCGGCTGGAGGAGCGTCTCGAGAAGATGCGCGCCTCCCTGGTGCGCACGCGGGAGCGCCTCGACGACTACACGCTTGAGCTCCAGCGCCACGGAATGGAGTCCGTGGAGCGCGAAGTGCGCTGGCTGAACGAGCTCATCGAGAGCGAGCGGGCCGGACGGGACCTGAAGGGTTCCGACTCCGGGGGGCCCGCTCAGCAGAACACCACATCTGGATCGACGGGCGTCCTGCCCCGTCCCGGGGACACTCCCGGGACGGATTCGCCCGACGACACCGCCACGTGA
- a CDS encoding inositol-3-phosphate synthase has product MGSVRVAIVGVGNCAASLVQGVEYYKDADPATKVPGLMHVQFGEYHVGDVEFVAAFDVDAKKVGLDLSDAIGASENNTIKICDVPNKGVTVQRGHTLDGLGKYYRETIEESSEAPVDVVQILKDRQVDVLVCYLPVGSEAAAKFYAQCAIDAKVAFVNALPVFIAGTKEWADKFTEAGVPIVGDDIKSQVGATITHRVMAKLFEDRGVRLERTMQLNVGGNMDFKNMLERDRLESKKISKTQAVTSQIPDRELGEKNVHIGPSDYVAWLDDRKWAYVRLEGRAFGDVPLNLEYKLEVWDSPNSAGVIIDALRAAKIAKDRGIGGPILSASSYFMKSPPVQYFDDEAYANVEKFIRGEVER; this is encoded by the coding sequence ATGGGTTCGGTTCGCGTAGCCATCGTCGGCGTGGGCAACTGCGCGGCATCGCTGGTGCAGGGCGTCGAGTACTACAAGGACGCCGACCCGGCGACCAAGGTGCCGGGCCTGATGCACGTGCAGTTCGGGGAGTACCACGTCGGTGACGTCGAGTTCGTCGCGGCCTTCGACGTCGACGCGAAGAAGGTCGGCCTCGACCTCTCGGACGCCATCGGCGCCAGCGAGAACAACACCATCAAGATCTGCGACGTCCCGAACAAGGGCGTCACGGTCCAGCGCGGCCACACCCTGGACGGTCTCGGCAAGTACTACCGAGAGACCATCGAGGAGTCCTCCGAAGCCCCGGTCGACGTGGTCCAGATCCTCAAGGACCGGCAGGTGGACGTCCTCGTCTGCTACCTGCCCGTCGGCTCCGAGGCCGCCGCGAAGTTCTACGCCCAGTGCGCCATCGACGCCAAGGTCGCGTTCGTCAACGCCCTCCCGGTCTTCATCGCCGGCACCAAGGAGTGGGCGGACAAGTTCACCGAGGCGGGCGTCCCGATCGTCGGCGACGACATCAAGTCCCAGGTCGGCGCCACCATCACGCACCGCGTGATGGCGAAGCTGTTCGAGGACCGCGGTGTCCGACTCGAGCGCACCATGCAGCTCAACGTCGGCGGCAACATGGACTTCAAGAACATGCTGGAGCGCGACCGCCTCGAGTCCAAGAAGATCTCGAAGACGCAGGCCGTCACCTCGCAGATCCCCGACCGCGAGCTGGGCGAGAAGAACGTCCACATCGGTCCCTCGGACTACGTGGCCTGGCTTGACGACCGCAAGTGGGCGTACGTCCGCCTCGAGGGCCGTGCCTTCGGCGATGTGCCCCTGAACCTCGAGTACAAGCTCGAGGTGTGGGACTCCCCGAACTCCGCGGGTGTCATCATCGACGCCCTGCGCGCCGCGAAGATCGCGAAGGACCGCGGCATCGGCGGCCCGATCCTGTCGGCGTCGAGCTACTTCATGAAGTCCCCGCCGGTCCAGTACTTCGACGACGAGGCCTACGCCAACGTCGAGAAGTTCATCCGCGGCGAGGTCGAGCGCTAA